The following coding sequences lie in one Ictalurus furcatus strain D&B chromosome 7, Billie_1.0, whole genome shotgun sequence genomic window:
- the arl8 gene encoding ADP-ribosylation factor-like 8 encodes MGLIVAKLWSFFCNQEHKVIIVGLDNAGKTTILYQFLMKEVVHTSPTIGSNVEEIVVKNTHFLMWDIGGQESLRHSWNTYYSNTEFIILVVDSTDRERLAISKEELYRMLAHEDLRKAAVLIFANKQDMKGCMSAAEISKYLTLSSIKDHPWHIQSCCALTGEGLCQGLEWMTSRAGLR; translated from the exons atgggcCTGATTGTGGCCAAACTGTGGAGCTTTTTCTGTAATCAAG AACACAAGGTGATCATCGTGGGGCTTGACAACGCTGGAAAGACCACCATCCTTTACCAGTT CCTGATGAAAGAGGTCGTCCACACGTCTCCAACGATCGGGAGTAACGTCGAAGAGATCGTTGTGAAGAATACGCACTTCCTGATGTGGGACATTGGAGGCCAGGAGAGTCTTCGGCACTCTTGGAACACCTACTACTCCAACACCGAG TTCATCATCCTGGTAGTGGACAGTACGGACAGAGAAAGGCTTGCTATCTCTAAAGAGGAGCTGTACAGAATGCTGGCGCATGAG GATTTGCGTAAAGCCGCAGTGTTGATTTTTGCCAATAAGCAGGATATGAAGGGCTGTATGTCTGCAGCTGAGATCTCAAAATACCTGACCCTCAGCTCCATCAAAGACCATCCATGGCACATTCAATCATGCTGTGCTCTTACAGGAGAAGG gcTGTGCCAAGGCCTGGAGTGGATGACCTCAAGGGCGGGACTCAGATAA